AATTGATGTCTATGAATATCGGGTTCTATTTAAAATAAATACAACAATTTAAAGAATTAAAAGTTCAAAATGGATAGGCATATCTAGACTGAATAGATAAAAAGAAAAATTAATAAAAAGATAATTCTTAATAATTACAACCGATTAAAAAATAAAGTTTGCTTTATAAAATATATGGGCGTATAAAGCTTACTTCCAATTGCGGGATGGAGCAGTCTGGTAGCTCGTCGGGCTCATAACCCGAAGGTCGTTGGTTCAAATCCGACTCCCGCATCCAAAATATTATGCTCTGTGATGTACTACTTTTCATGATAGGAATTCATGAAAAGCAATTAGCTTATAAATAACCCTATATCAAGCTAAATATTAAATTCTAGACGAATTGTCCATACCTTAAATCTAGCGTTCTAATTAAATACCGTTAAATCACATGAGCTCAGTAATGAGTGAATACGATTGTGAATATAGTAAATGAGTGGCAAATTGCTACAGCCGTAAATGGCAATGAAATTAATGTGAGAGTCATTCCTCATATCCGTAAGCAAAACTCGCTTGATGGTTATCGTTGGGTTGAAGTTGGAAAGAAAATTCAGCTTCAAACTGGTGAAGAAATTGAGTTGAACCAAGATGGTAAGAGCTTTTATGCTGGCTTTAATCAACTTTATCGTTTAAATACATATTGTTGATAACACTATGGCACTAAAGCGAAAAAACCTATCCCTTTTTAAAGAGATAGGTTTTTTTATGTTTATAGGTTATATAAATAATTAAAATTATAAAAAAGTAAAACCTATGAAAATTTTGAAATTATTATTTTAGCTATATTTAATAACTCAATTAACCTGCTCGCCAGAACTGACGCCCCATCACTTTAAAGTTTTTTCCGTTCTCTTCGGTTACACGGCGGTCTCTAAATTTTTCATTTAAGCTATGCAAAATTAAAGAACCATCTGCTTCTTTAAAAATTTGCTTAATCATTCCTTCGCCAGCGAAATAAACAGCATAAATTTCTCCATCAACGACTTCAGTCTGGGAAATATCAATCCCCACCAGATCTCCATCCTTAATGTAGTCCGTCATACTATCGCCTTTAGCTTTAATAATACGCATGCATTCTTGTGGAACCCGTTTTTCTTTAAAGAACGAAGCAGGAAAAGGGATTTTTCCATTAATTGCATCGAAATGAAATTCGATAGACTCACCTGTACCACAGGAAAAGCTCGCCTCAACCACCGCAATCCATACATATTGATCTGCTGCATCGCTACTCACAACAGTAGGGCTAAATACATCACTTTCCC
This window of the Acinetobacter sp. XH1741 genome carries:
- a CDS encoding transposase — translated: MVNIVNEWQIATAVNGNEINVRVIPHIRKQNSLDGYRWVEVGKKIQLQTGEEIELNQDGKSFYAGFNQLYRLNTYC
- a CDS encoding S24 family peptidase produces the protein MALKDRLKDSRIKAKKTQAEVAEAVKMSQPAYQALESGKNLKSAFLPLIAQFLGVDAYWLTTGNTEDSFRESDVFSPTVVSSDAADQYVWIAVVEASFSCGTGESIEFHFDAINGKIPFPASFFKEKRVPQECMRIIKAKGDSMTDYIKDGDLVGIDISQTEVVDGEIYAVYFAGEGMIKQIFKEADGSLILHSLNEKFRDRRVTEENGKNFKVMGRQFWRAG